TGGCGGCAATTGGCGCAGGCTTTGATTGTGTTGATCGGCGTTGGCCTCGTGAGCAATTGGCCATTGCAAAAAAATTCCCGCGCCAGCGCTGCCGGGTACAACAATCTCGCCAACGCCTACGCCAAGCAAGGAAAAGTTGACGAGGCGATAAAAAATGCCGAGCGGGCGCTCGCGGTGGAGCCGGATTACGGTGTGGCGTATTACAATCTCGGCAATCTCCATGTTCAACGCGGCGAATTCGATTTGGCGAAAAAAAACTTCGAAACGGTGCTCGAACTCTTGCCCAACTTCGCCGAGGCGCATAGTAACTATGGTCAATTGCTCGCCCAACGGGACGATGTCGAAGCCGGCGTGGCGCAGTTCGAAAAAGCCATCGCGCTCAACCCGACGCTCGGTCGGGCGTATTTCAATCTCGGCGTGGCGTTGGTGAAACAGGGCAAGGTCGCTGCGGCGATTGGACCGCTCAAAGAAGCGGCGCGATGGAACGGCGGTTCGCCGCAGCCGAGTTTTTATCTTGGCAGCGTCTACGCGGCGCAGCATCGCTACGGCGACGCTGAAGCCGCGTTCAATCAAGCGCTAAGCATCGACGCCGGGTTTGTACCGGCGCACCAAAGCTTGGCGCAACTGCTGGCGCTCCAAGGCAAGGGTGCGGCGGCGCAGCGTCATTATCAGGCGGCGCTTGAGTTAATGCGACAAAGCGGTGCTGGACGCTGAAGCGGCAAGTTTATTTTAGCTTGATGGCGGTAGCGATTCGCAATTCCAATGACTTCAACTGATATTGAACTATCGGTGATCGTGCCGGCATACAACGAAGCGGCGCGAATCGCCAAAACCTTGTGGCGTTTGCGCAGCTATCTGACGCAATCGGGGTTGCACTACGAAATTCTCGTCGTCATCGACGGCGCGCGGGATGGTACGCTCGATGTCGTGCGCCAACTGGCGCGGCAGATTCCCGAGTTGAAAATTATCGAGCGCGCGGTCAATCGCGGCAAAGGATTCAGCGTCAAAGAAGGCATGCTGGCGGCGACGGGCAAGATTCGTTTGTTCTGCGACGCGGACAACTCCACTGACATCGCCCACTTCGATAAAATGAAGCCGCTGTTCGATGGCGGCGCCGATGTCGTCATCGCGTCGCGCAACGACTTTGACAGCGCCGGCGCCGAGCAGGCGGTCTCGCAGCAGTGGCATAAACGCGTCATTGGCCGGCTCGGCAATCGTATCGTGCAATGGCTGGCGGTGCCGGGGATTTGGGATACCCAGTGTGGCTTCAAGGCTTTTCGTGCGGCGGCGGCGCAGCGGATTTTTTCTCAGACC
The nucleotide sequence above comes from Deltaproteobacteria bacterium. Encoded proteins:
- a CDS encoding glycosyltransferase family 2 protein; the encoded protein is MELSVIVPAYNEAARIAKTLWRLRSYLTQSGLHYEILVVIDGARDGTLDVVRQLARQIPELKIIERAVNRGKGFSVKEGMLAATGKIRLFCDADNSTDIAHFDKMKPLFDGGADVVIASRNDFDSAGAEQAVSQQWHKRVIGRLGNRIVQWLAVPGIWDTQCGFKAFRAAAAQRIFSQTTIERWGFDIEVLALARALDYRIEIIPAHWINDECSHVRAADYLRVLTDTLKVRRNFLAGKYDC